A genomic window from Silene latifolia isolate original U9 population chromosome Y, ASM4854445v1, whole genome shotgun sequence includes:
- the LOC141626764 gene encoding uncharacterized protein LOC141626764, giving the protein MRGALFADQVEIFEDAIKCNGVYEITNAPISPVKPEWKTNPTNLDFQMTFGRRTIVLPVDNGDDGNDPTIQDYSPISQLPRVPDYAEMFDVVGVVLFVEDQPRMITTNTNRESKVREVVLIDHSTSQPLSISMWDELAEDDCSMLIPTPGQFRTVGLTALRVSNHRGYAHLLYLHYKGHPLRQADN; this is encoded by the exons AGTGGAAATATTTGAAGATGCAATCAAGTGCAACGGAGTCTATGAAATCACTAATGCTCCTATCAGCCCTGTTAAGCCAGAGTGGAAGACAAACCCCACTAATCTTGATTTCCAAATGACTTTTGGGCGCCGAACCATCGTGCTGCCAGTAGACAATGGTGATGACGGTAATGACCCTACTATCCAAGATTACAGCCCAATCTCCCAGCTGCCTAGAGTACCAGACTATGCCGAGATGTTTG ATGTGGTTGGTGTTGTACTCTTTGTGGAGGACCAACCACGTATGATCACAACAAACACTAATCGTGAGTCCAAAGTACGTGAAGTCGTGCTTATTGATCACAG TACCTCACAACCACTGTCAATTTCTATGTGGGATGAGTTAGCTGAGGACGACTGCAGCATGCTTATTCCAACACCTGGTCAGTTCAGAACAGTTGGGCTAACAGCGCTTAGAGTATCGAACCACAGAGGTTACGCTCATTTACTATATTTGCATTATAAAGGTCATCCGCTAAGGCAGGCTGATAATTAA
- the LOC141627435 gene encoding uncharacterized protein LOC141627435, with product MALTELRSRVFHVKMPILTQKTVKIAALRSKKAKSTLQDEKYWLDVTIPTAELYRVNAYMGCSHCAKRSSIPPGRAYICDTCSETDCTSEPKITFGCDISDGSGTLPMTAFTSTTEKLFMMSAADIFHMKESDDEQAFSVVQEMIHYKPFKVQVGPSTSLVMSNILHWVVKKVVIDGPDDNASGSVSAIQGDPSQAQVVSSSEGSQVTGKLLAPSTNNEITTAISIISTAPGNVASAIVNTAVDKPSEITDAEFIQPQAMK from the exons ATGGCGCTGACAGAGCTGCGATCAAGGGTCTTTCATGTAAAGATGCCAATTCTAACACAGAAAACCGTTAAGATTGCCGCACTCCGCTCTAAGAAG GCAAAGTCGACTTTACAAGACGAGAAATACTGGTTAGACGTTACTATTCCAACTGCTGAGCTCTACAGAGTAAATGCATACATGGGTTGTTCACACTGTGCAAAGCGATCCAGCATTCCACCAGGCCGTGCATATATATGCGATACTTGCTCTGAAACCGATTGCACCTCAGAACCAAA GATCACATTCGGCTGTGATATCTCGGATGGGAGTGGAACATTACCAATGACTGCATTTACGTCAACTACTGAGAAGTTGTTCATGATGTCAGCAGCAGATATATTCCACATGAAGGAGTCT GATGACGAACAAGCATTTTCAGTCGTGCAGGAGATGATCCACTATAAACCTTTCAAAGTCCAAGTTGGCCCTTCTACGTCGCTCGTGATGAGCAACATTCTCCACTGGGTAGTCAAGAAGGTGGTTATTGATGGCCCAGATGATAATGCTTCAGGAAGTGTATCAGCTATTCAAGGAGACCCTTCGCAAGCCCAAGTTGTAAGCAGCTCTGAAGGAAGCCAGGTAACAGGCAAGCTGCTTGCACCTTCTACAAACAATGAAATCACAACTGCTATATCCATCATATCAACCGCCCCTGGCAATGTTGCATCAGCAATAGTAAACACTGCAGTAGACAAACCAAGTGAGATCACTGATGCAGAATTTATCCAGCCACAAGCTATGAAGTAG